One segment of Methanobrevibacter wolinii SH DNA contains the following:
- the tpiA gene encoding triose-phosphate isomerase, whose protein sequence is MKTPVVILNFKTYLEASGENALKLAKMLESAADESGIQMMAVPQACDIYRIKEETSIPVLSQHIDNISPGSHTGSTLLNALMDNGIDGSLLNHSEKRLTLADIQEINQKLKDNDLISCICTNNVETSVAAASFNPDIVAIEPPQLIGTGISVSQAEPEVVKGTVDKVKAVNKDVKVLCGAGISTGEDMRSAIDLGAEGVLLASGIVKAKDPRNALIDLVSKL, encoded by the coding sequence ATTAAAACACCTGTTGTAATCTTAAATTTCAAAACTTATTTAGAAGCAAGTGGAGAAAATGCTTTAAAATTAGCTAAAATGTTAGAAAGTGCTGCTGATGAATCTGGAATTCAAATGATGGCTGTGCCTCAAGCTTGTGATATTTATAGAATAAAAGAAGAAACTAGTATTCCTGTTTTATCTCAACATATTGATAATATTTCTCCAGGAAGTCATACTGGTTCTACTTTATTAAATGCTTTAATGGATAATGGTATTGATGGAAGCTTATTAAACCATTCTGAAAAAAGATTAACTCTTGCTGATATACAGGAAATTAATCAAAAACTAAAAGATAATGATTTGATATCTTGTATATGTACAAATAATGTTGAAACAAGTGTTGCTGCAGCATCTTTTAACCCAGATATTGTTGCTATTGAACCTCCTCAACTTATTGGAACTGGAATTTCAGTATCTCAAGCAGAACCTGAAGTTGTTAAAGGTACTGTAGATAAAGTTAAAGCAGTTAACAAAGATGTTAAAGTTTTATGTGGTGCAGGTATTTCTACTGGTGAAGATATGCGTTCAGCAATTGATTTGGGTGCTGAAGGAGTACTTCTTGCATCTGGTATTGTCAAAGCTAAAGATCCAAGAAATGCTTTAATTGATCTTGTAAGTAAATTATAA